The genomic window CGGACTCGGCCGGCCCGACCCGGCACCCCATCCGACGGCCGCCGGGGCGACGCCGTGAACCTGCGCGGGCAGATCCTGATCGGGGCCATCGTGCTGGCGGTGCTGCCCCTGGCGCTGGCGATCCGCGTCATCGGCACCGTCGTCGAAGGGCGTGTCACCGATCTGGACACCGAACGGGTGGCCGACCAGCTCGCCCTCGCCCGCGACGACCTCGCCCGCCAGAGCGCCGAGGTGGCCGTGCTGCTCGACGCCCTCGCCGAGACGGTCCGGGCCGACAACACCTTCCGCCTCGCCGTCAGCGGCGCCCGACCCGACCTGGCGCCCTACCTGCAGGGCTTCGCCGCCCGCCAGATGTCGCTCATGAACCTGGACATGCTCCAGATCCAGGACGAGGAGGGCCGCGTCGTCAGCTCGGGCCATTTCCCCTACGCCCACGGCCGCCTCGATCCGCGCCTGCCCGCCCTGCTGGCCCGCGCCCCCGGCGGCCAGGCTCTCATCAACGCCCGCACCCCCGAGCAGGGCTTCCTCGCCCTCGGCCGCGCCCGTCCGGTGGAGGTCGGCGGCCGCACCTTCCAGCTCGTGGGCGGCAAGCTCACGGACGCCCGCCGCCTCGAGAGCCTCGACCGCGACGGCGACCTGGCCCTGGCCATCGTCTGGCCCGACGGGCACGTGGCCACGGGCGACGCCCTGGCCGCGCGCCTCGCGCCGGGCCGCGATCCCCTCGAGATCGAGTACCGCCTGCGCCGCGACGGGCTGATCGTCCAGTCCGAGCACCTGCCCCTGGTGTGGGACGGCGAGCTGGACAGCGCGCGCCTGCTCGTGACCCACGACCGCGCCGGCCTGCGCCGCCTGCTGCGCGACCTGAACCTGTGGCTGCTCGGCGCCCTCGTCATCGCGGCGCTGGCGGCCATCGTCGCGGCCACCGTCTTCGCCGGCCGCGTGACCCGCCCCCTGCGCGAACTGGCCGCCCGCACCGAGGATCTCGATCTCGACCGGCTCGACGTGGAGTTCACCTCGCGCCGCTCGGACGAAGTGGGCCGCCTGACG from bacterium includes these protein-coding regions:
- a CDS encoding HAMP domain-containing protein — its product is MNLRGQILIGAIVLAVLPLALAIRVIGTVVEGRVTDLDTERVADQLALARDDLARQSAEVAVLLDALAETVRADNTFRLAVSGARPDLAPYLQGFAARQMSLMNLDMLQIQDEEGRVVSSGHFPYAHGRLDPRLPALLARAPGGQALINARTPEQGFLALGRARPVEVGGRTFQLVGGKLTDARRLESLDRDGDLALAIVWPDGHVATGDALAARLAPGRDPLEIEYRLRRDGLIVQSEHLPLVWDGELDSARLLVTHDRAGLRRLLRDLNLWLLGALVIAALAAIVAATVFAGRVTRPLRELAARTEDLDLDRLDVEFTSRRSDEVGRLTRLLGEMTARLRDGVARLRAAEQKATMGEMARQVNHDIRNGITPLRNVLRHLGEVSENEPAALATIFDERRGTLEDGLAYLEDLAGHYAKLSPGRAPEPCRLAELVAAVMHEPGVPHGTRLVNAVPAALPPIMADPVSLRRIFDNLVRNALEALAYGEGTVTIDAAVDEDPHTGEPRILVSVSDDGEGIAPENLDAVFTDFFTTREHGTGLGLSNVRRLVADCGGTVRVASAPGAGTTFTLSFPLPDGTET